Below is a genomic region from Fulvia fulva chromosome 5, complete sequence.
CGGAAGAGTATGTGCTGTGTCGAAGCAGTACTAAAAATCGGTATTATTGGGGAGCGTGGCATGATTCGAAACGTCTTCCCTAAAGCTGAGCTCTCGTCGACATTGCATGTGATCAGCTGCAGCCTGAATAAGCGGCGGTCTGATCAAGGAGCATTTCCCGAACATGGATGAAGGCCTTAAAATTCTATTTCTTACACAGAATATGATATCCATACAGCACCATCACAGCTGACTGTGTACATGCTTGCAACGCCAATTCTACTCAGCGACCCAAACCGCCGCCATACCCATACCTGTACCGACACACATGCTCGTCAAGCCAACCTGCTTGCCAGTCCTCTTAAGCTCGTACAGCAACGTGCTAACCTGTCGCGCACCAGTGCAACCAAGAGGGTGTCCAAACGCAATCGCACCACCCTTCGGGTTGATCTTCTCGGACGGAATCTTAAGCTCCTTGGCACACCACAGACATTGCGATGCGAAAGCTTCGTTGATCTCGAAGATGTCGACATCATCGATTGTAATGCCGGACTTCTCCAGCGCGACGGGGATCGCTTTCCATGGTCCGATACCCATCAGAAGCGGCGGCACACCGACGATTGAGGCTTGCACGAACTTGCCGATGATCTGTTGTCCGAGCTTCTCTGCTGTGCTTCTCTTCATGAGCAGCACTGCTGCGGCGCCGTCTGACACTTGCGAGGCATTACCAGCGTGGATTGTGCCGTCCTTGGCGAACGCAGCGCGGATCTTGCCCAGGGACTCCTTCGTCACCTCGCGAACACCATCGTCCCGCGAGACTGTGATTTCGCTGACTTTCTCCGTCTTGGGATCCTCCCACTTGACCTTCAGAGGCGCAATTTCCTGGTCAAAGAGCCCTGCCTTCTGTGCCTTGATGGCTTTCTGGTAGCTGCTAGCCGCAAACTCGTCCTGGTCCGATCTGCTGATGCCGTACTCTTTCGCCATGTCCTCGCTGAGCTTGCCCATGGGCACCTTGCACTCGGCGGCATCCTTGTGGTTCTCAAGAAGCTCGCTGAATTCCGTTACTGCGCCTGGGCCGTATTGTGTGCTCATGCTTTCCACCCCGGCGCCGATGCCGATGTCGATCATGCCGGACTTGATGGCGTTGGCGATTTCGGCACATGCTTGTAGCCCTGAGCTGCATTGTCGGTTCAAGCTCTTGACACCGGTGGTGTTGGGGAATCCAGCTGCCAATGCTGCTGCGCGGAACTCTGTAGCGCCGCCGCCGGGGGCGAGCACACATCCGACGGAGATGTCTTCGACGAGCCTGGGGTCGATGCCAGAACGCTGGATCAGGTTGGTGAAGGCGCCGTGCAGGAGGTCTGCGCCGGCTGTGTCCTTGAAGCCGCCCTTTCCACCTCTTGTGATTGGGGTGCGGAGGGCGCAGGTGACTACGACATCGTCTGGGCGTTTCTCGAGGAGACCTGGTCGGCCTGATGGACCTAGCTGGCCTTGCACTTGGGAAAGGCGAGCCTGAGCGGCCGCGTTGGTTCCTGCTTGGTTGGCCATGATTGTGGTGGGGTGCTAGTGGTGTGGAGGTGGGTTGAGGAAGATGGAGAGATGTTAGTAGTGAAGGAAGTTTTACGTGTGGTTAACCAACCCGAGGCCAGATCCTCGTCAAGTGTCCTTGTGAGCACTGCATCAACAAAGTCACGATCATTGACCGAGGCATGTGAAAGAAGCCATTCCAGCCAGTCAGACGCGAGGGCTGGACCGAGGCGTGAGGTCATGGTTGCTGTGCTGACCTCGCGTTTTCTCTGCTGTGTGTCTGCCTCTGCAGTGCGACGTGATCGAGACCATAGCCCAGTATGTCAATGCATTCGTGTACAGGTCGACGGGGTGAATAGGAGCATGCACTTCGTTCCAACACCGTGAGAGAGAAAGATCAGTGGCCCGTGCTGTCGGGGAAGTGTTCGCCGAATATTCCGCATCGCACTTCACGGTACATCCCGCCATCCTACATTCACATCATGCTGTTGACACCTGCACGTGAGCTTGGCCAGAGCATGGACGTTGCTTCCCTCACAGGGCCCAGCACGCGGATATACCACGGCCGCGCAAACCTGCCCAAGTCCAAGATCGCGGCGCCTGAGCGCCATCATTCACATACGACACCTGTTTGCTCGCTACGTGGCTGCTAGCACATCGTTCTGTTAACATGATCAAGCAGATTTGGAGGACTTTGTTCACGTCGCACACCTTCAAGCTGCTCAGATGGCAGATGGCAGATGGCATTCTCCCGTCAGAGATTGTGAAGTTCTTTCCGTCAGTAGTCACCATGGAGGCGAGGGCGACTTAGCAAGCCATCTGATGGATCAGGCAAGAAGATGTGTTACAAGTGCCTATCTTTTTGAGTCTTCGGTGCATCTTACCTTACTGTTTCCACGCGCAAGGACAGCGTCCCTGCCATCGGGGCAAAGCAGGTACCCCGAGTCTTGCGAGCGAATTCGCATTGGCCTAAGAGCTTTGAGAACCACAAGCCAGGTGAATGGAGATACGACTGGCTCAAAGCATGTGATTCGACGCCTGCATTCACTGCATCTACGTGGAATGCAACTTAGCGGCAAAGACACGCGTGGTGCCATTTCTAACCCCTTCAGGACACATCCGCAAACAAATTATTACAGCCAGTGACTGCATCAGACAACCTCGCACATTACACGCCGCAGCAAAGATGGTCTACCATATGCCAGAGTGCCGGGACTTTTCAAGGTAAGACATCAGGCATTCTCTACGCAGAACAAAATTAATTCTAGTAGTTTTTTGCTCTCGGCCGAGCTCAGCGATGTCACCATCCAATACGAAGACGGTCTATTACCCGTTCACAAGATCATCCTAGCGCAGGCCTCCGAATACTTCAAAACGCTTCTAACGGGTCCGTTCGCTGAAGCAGGTATGTGCTATGATCTTCGGACACACGCTCCGTGAATGCATTCAGGAGATGACTAACGCCTCGCCTTCTGTGAGTTAGGCCAACGCATTGTCGAGCTCATAGATGATCCACCCATGGCTATCGAAGGCATGATAGCATGGATCTACGGCATGCAATTCAACCCACGAGATCGCTACAACAAGTACATCGAAAACTTCCATTTCGTCACAAGCGACGAGACTGGAGTCGAGTTCGTAAAATATCAGGTGGACCTGTTCTTCACGGCTGAGAAGTATCTGCTATCTCGACTTGCGACAAGCGTCGAAGGCTACTTCTTCCACATGCTGTTGGATGTATCGCGACAAGTGGAGTTCTTGCACGTCATCGCCAAGCACGTGTACATCGCTCGTGCTGAGGAAGCAGTGGCACTGCGTGTACACGTGGCTAATGCGTACTTGGAGAGGATACGTTCTATTAAGGATACCGAGGAGTTGAAGCAGCTGCTCTTGGACATCCCGGAGCTGGCGTTCGATATCATTCGAGCGGGCGCTACATTACCTGCTGCTGAGGAGGAAGACGATAAGCCAAGAAAGGTTTCATCTGGAAGCGGTGCGTTTCCACCACTGCCTAGATCGCGTTAAGCGTGTATGCCACTCTCTGCAGCCGAGGAGCGATATCATAAATAGCGATCGCTTCGGGTCTTTCGTGGATTATGGACATTCGATGAAGAGGGGAATAGTCCAGCTACTGGCTGCGCTGCGGAAAGGGTGTGACACATTCGAGTCACTCACGAGTCAGAAGCAACGGCACTTCGAAAGCTTGTGGTGAGATATTGTGTGAAAAGGCTGAGGGCTATCAATGACAGACCAGAATCCAACGACATACTGCTCAGCATGATGGAGATGGTGTATAATACAAGCGGGCGCCTCGACGCTGTCATTCAGTTTTAAGGTCGAAAGATGAGAAAATGGTCTGGCTGCTGAGTCCGTGGTAGAGCCAGTGGAGACTGATCGAGTTGCTTCAATGGCGCGCGAGGATGGGACCAAAGGCTCGTCCACCATCTTCCGCGATCTACACGGCGCAACATGCATTGTACGCCATGAGTGTTGCATTTGACTCCTGCTACAACTCATTCGCCAAATCATCCAAGTCTATCTCAGGCTTACAAGCTCTCTTCCGTATCTTTGCTCCTCGCTTCTAGGCCAGCAATTCCCGGCTGATGGTGTTGATGAAATCGATAGCTTCCTTCCTCCACGTATCATCCTCCACCCAACTTCCATTCGCATTGAGCACCACATTCTTCGGCTCTTCAACGTCGTACTTGGGCCACTCCGGCAGTCCCACTACGCCGTTGGGGTTATGCATCGCCACGAAGTTCGCGTAAGCTCTCCCAATGTCTGTACTCAACTCACGATAATGCTCGTATTGAGGCAAAGGTCCCAATACACCGGAGATATTCTGGAAGGAGAACATTACATTGTCGAAGTGCTTCGCTCCAATCGGAGCACTCGCGTTCCAGAGGGGAGTGTCGAAGCGGTAGCTGTAGACGTCCTGAACACCGGCGGAGACGTATTGCTCGCACATTTTGCGGCGGCCAGAGATCATGACCATGTCTCCGCCAATAGCTGCGCTGCGTCGCCACTGCGAGCCGTAACTGGCGTATGTCGTGTTGGAGGTGTCATTATATGGGACGCCTTCACTTGGGACATTGGGATATAGTTCCAAGAGCTTACGGATTGACGGTGGAGATAGAGCGTAATTCCGCCACGTGAGCAGCGAGTTGAAAAGCGCCGTCTCGTTCTCCAGACCTCGAACACTGAAGCTTATGCCCTCGTCAGTGTTGGCGCCGATCAGGAGTGGTACCTTGACAAAGGAACCCGCAGCCGCGAGCTGAGAAGGATAAGCTGTGAGGAATGTTCCGTCCACAATGGGGTTCCAGGTGAGGCTGTAGCGGCTGTTGTAGAGAGCTTCGCTGCTCAGATCTCGAAGACAGGAGAGGCGGTCGATAGCGGACCAGCAGCCTACTGTGCGGGTCAGGTTCTCGAAAGCGACGTTGTAGAAAGGAAGTGGTTCAAGTTGTGCGCCGACAGTACTGCCACTTTCCAGGATAGCGGCATGATACAGATCATCATTGCGGCCGTCGAATGAATGCATATGGTAGGCTATGCTTTGGGCACCAGCACTTTCGCCCCAGAGGGTTATTCGTGAGGCATCACCGCCGAACGAAGCTATGTTTTCTTTGATCCACTGCATTGCCATCCTTTGATCGAGCAGGCCGGCGTTGGAAGAGCCTTCGACGAGGACTTGAGCGTTCTGGAGGAAACCCCAGACTCCTGGCCTGTAGTTGATCGAGACCCCGATGAAGGGCTGGCCAGAGCTTGATGCCGTGTTGACAATACCGGAGAGGTTGTACTGGGGGTCAGCGCTAGAACCCCAGTAGAGACCGCCACCGTAGATCCAGACAAGGACTGGGAGGGATTGATTGGAGTAGCCTGCAGGTCTCACAACTCGATTGATGTCAGCGCAGTACATGGAATGGGCAACGTGATAGCCTACCGTTGAGTGTCAAGCAGTCTTCACTCATGTTGAAATTGTAGCCATATTGATAACAGCTGTAGCCGTACTTTGTAGCATCTTGCTCCCCACTGTATGGCTGGTCGATGGGCTGTGGCCACCGAAATCGAAGGTTATCCAAGGGCGGCTGAGCGTAAGGTATGCCCAGGAAGAAATCTTGGTCCCATTCTGCGCTGTGTATACCGCGTAGAGTACCATTGTGAACAGTCACTGTCGGCGATGCCGCGACTGTGGCAAGGTACAAAGATACCACCGAAAGGAGTCTGAACGCCATGGCTGGCATGACACGGGACGAAAGCTTGGGCGGACGACATACTTAACAGTCTTTTGCAGGATCTTTGACTGACGTTTGACGACGACGGCTGCGCAGCTACAGGACTGACCACCATTGGAAGGAACAATTCTCCGCAACGAAATTGGCCAGCCAGCATATGTCGGTAGATCTCCTTCGTGCGGAGTGCATGTTAGCGAAGGTCATGTGCCCGCTTGAAGCTCTGATATATCGCTCCGCGTCGTCGTCCGGTGCTCGCAATCAATTGTATCCAGCCGACTTCCAGCGCAGCTCGTCAGTACCAGGCCCGCAGTGCCTTGAATCCTTTTGCCAACTTGCTTAGGATTTCGTGGTGTCTTGAACACGATCCGAGGTTAGCATAGGTGGGTGGTGGACTTCTTCGTTGATATACGTAGCCGCAGCGTTTTTGACCATGATGGTCCTACCGCACACATCGATGCCCTGACCTTGAGCATGGTTGTATCTCTTTTGAGTCGGTAGATGAGGCGCTCAAGGTACTCGGGCAAGACTGTGCGCCAGAGTGGTTTCCTGCGTGGCATTTACCGTTAGTATCATGATAGATAGTCGCAGCTTGATGAAGAGGCCTTTCTCCCTGGGCTCCGGAGACCTTCACTCACGACGTTGATGGGAAAAAGATCGTCTTGCACGAAGTATGAGCTGGCGCGTTGATGATCGGGTTCGGACTCGGGTTCGGCTCGGAATTGCCGCTGTGGTCACTACCAGGAGCCTCGGAGGAATGTTTCCATCTTCTCTTCCTGCATCACATACGGCAACTCGATCTACTTGACACTTTCACTTTCCCTGGCCAATGGATCTCAAGAATGCCCGGGTACTCTACACAAATGGTCAAACCCGGCAGCATACATAGCCTGTAACGAAAGAGGCCGAGGCTGGTTGCGGCAGTCACTGCTTCCATAACAACGAAACGAGATGATTCACCGCAAGTTGCGGCCAACGCCCTCGAAGCCTGGGGAGATGCTCATTCGACTGGCGGTTATACGGAGGTCATGTGCTAATCATGCTCGCCGACACCAGGCTCATTTCAACAGCAGAGGAGTCCTATTCTCGGTCCACTGTTCGAAGGATCGAAGCTCATGATGCACCCACAAGACAGGGTGTCTAGGCAGATATACGCCTCCTCAACATCTGGAACTCGATTACTTCTGCATAATGGGCTGTGTGGATTGCCCAATACTTGAGTGATCTCACGCCGACCCACTGAGCTTGGTTGTCAAGATGGGCATACAATTGCCGGCTGTGGTACTACTGGCGGTCATGATCATGGTGCTTATTCTTGCATGCATGCGATGCTCCCCACCGAAGTAACCGGTCTTGGCACTCGCTGCTTGCGCGGATATGGACCTGCTACATCTCCGCCTGCGCGGAAAAGCTCGTTCGGTCGCTTCGACTTCTGCAGCCAAGCCCGAGTATCTCAGTCAATATCACAACACCACATCGTTGACAACATGTGGCAGGGTGCGGGGAGTGTATGTGGATCGTGCGGGGAGACACGATGGAGATTTATATATAGTGCGGCTTGGACGTACTCATGTCCATCAAGGTAGCCGCTAGGGGTTTCTTGCAAGAGCTCAATATGTTGACCCACTTCCTGTCTGTCGCTACCGCGATCACCACAGTAACAGCACAAAGAGGTCGACCTACCAACTTCTCCGAGCTCTGGAACATCACAACATACCCTGACGCTCAGCCGGCAAATGTCTCGCAGTATCTCAACGAAGCCTCCCACCTCGCCGGCCAGGACTTGGACGACCACTTCCAGCGTCGCTGCATAGTCTCTCAGCTCTACGACGACATCGCCTCGTATGCCCAGGCTCCGGGCTTTGTGCCACCAATTGAGGTCTTCGATGGAGTATACTTCGTTGGGCAGAGCGCTGTCTCCGCTTGGGCAATTGCCACTTCAAAGGGCCTGGTCGTCATCGATGCCCTGAACAATGCGGAGGAAGCGGAGCAGATCTTGATATCAGGCCTGCAAGCCTTTGGCTACAATGGAAGCGACATCGTTGCTGTTGTCATCACGCACGAACACTTCGATCATTATGGGGGTGCGCTCTGGCTGCAAGACACCTACGACGCGCCCGTCTATGCCAGTGAGCTTGCGTGGCAGGCCATGGAGGTGGCAGATGGAGGACCGAGGCGAGATCAGGTTGTAGATGACGGGCAGACTCTGGACTTCGGCAACTTCTCCATGCAATTTGTTGCCACTCCAGGCCACACACCTGGCGCCATGAGCCTTATTTTCCCTGTCCAGGATCATGGTGCCAAGCATCTCGCAGGAATGAACGGCGGGGCTGGTATTGCCTCCAACACTACAGCCAAAGCCAACCAGGTTGAATCGTATGCAAAGCTCGCATCCATCTCAGCGGAAGCTGGTGTGGACACTCTGATGGCGAATCACCAAACACAAGATCGCTCCTTGACAAATTTTGATTTGTTGAATGCTAGAGAGTGTGACGAGTCTGGCTGTAAGCAAGAGAATCCGTATGTGATTGGAACGGATGCCTTCGTCAGATATTTGCAGGTACAATCGCTGTGTGTGCGAGTGGAGGCCGCGAGGGATGGACAGACTCTGTTGTCATGAGGTTCAAGATTCAGGCTACGGCGAATCTGAAGTTCGAACGTGAGTGAAGTGCAATCTCTCTGCCTCGTGGCCGCCTGATTGCTTGACACCCCTTGCGTGGCGCATTTACATATCTATACATGGCAAGAACCTCAATACATATGCATCCAAGTCAATCTGCAACACAAATCTACATCGAATTCCACAACATGTCCTGCGCTACTCGTTGCTGGCAAGCTCCTTTGGCATACCTCGATGAACCGCTCTGGGAGAAGCTACAGTTCGGCATACGGCAGACCTTCGGCCGCCAATTTTCTTTGGACTTCTTCGACGAGCAGCATCTCAGACTTCAGCGTGGCTTACTGTGCTACTGGCTGTGCTCTGAACACGAGCTCGGGTGGTTTGTCCAAAGCAGACGACTCGAGTTGCAAGGAATTTTCGGTATCAACGACATACCTCAGAGCCTACGACTACGATCCAGAAGCCTCCCCGATCACGAACGATCAGCAAAGAGCACCGCTCGAACACACCCTCAGGTACATAGAGCACGTAGCTGCTCAAGGCGGCCGTCCACGAGTAAGCGCGACCAAGCTGGCATATATCAAGCTTCTGGAGAGGGCAGACGACCTGAGGACTTTCCCAACTTTCTCTGCGTTGCCTGCAGTCGTACGCATGAGGATATATGGCCTTGCTATGCAGCCGAATGCGGCTACGGAGGGCATGGATGCCGTGCCGCAGCCACCCATCAGCATGGTCTCGCGTCTTCTGAGGTACGAGACTCTACCACTCTTCTACCAAAACCAAAAGATCGGGGTCCAGCTTCGTCATCAAGGTCCAACGCCTCAACTCCCTAACGGCGGCTTCATCATGGATCAGAGGATCGCTCGCTATCTCGCCAGTCAGGCTAGAGAGAGCCTGATGCGCGCAAATTAGGCGTCTCGCAGTGTCTGCGTCACTGCCAGTCGGACTGAAAGGCTCCAAGCCTTGCAAGGAATGTCCACTCTTCCTATGTTGTGACATTAACCTCGATGCACGTATGGTCGAGCAGCACCTTGTGGTGACTGTCGAGAGCAGGTTGGGACACGACCGCGGCCGCATTCTTGTTGCTGCTCAAGGGGTCCTGCGCACCATCAACAGTCGCATCGATGGTAGACTGCGACCTGAGGATGTCTTCGCTCTGAATCGAGTCTTCGAGGAGGCCTGCTTCTCTGGCGCTCGACCCATGGCTTTGCAGTGTTGCAACAGCTGCCTGAAGGTGCGTATGGGCAAGGAATAGCAGTCGGGAAGCTTTGGATCCGGGCTCGGGCGGTGCATGTGTCCAGACACGCCAAGAGATTTTACTTCGAGCTGAAGGTCGAACACGAGGAAGCAATAGTTGAATGGTACAAGAGTCTTGTGCGGTCACCTACCGAAAATGCTAGCTAGCGTTCTCATCATTTATAAGGATCAAACCCCTCATAGAACCCCTTATCAGTGCCTCCTTGACCTCGAAGCTCATGAGGGCAGGAGGGGACTTTTAGGTACATAAGCAACAAATTTGCTACCTACTGTCGGCGGTCCATAGCGTAGCATTGAAAGGGCTAGGCCAAGGCTGAGATTCCACGATTGTACTGTACTGTCTGGCGGTATGCTGAAAGGGAGATATGGAGCTCCGTAGGCGAATGAACCGCCATGTCTGAAGCCAGTGTCTTTGTCCAATATCGGTTCGCAGACCTCCAGGAGACGGCTTGAGATACGAAGGTGGGTGCCGGGATCCTGTGATACAGGAGTAAAGCGAGTAGCCTCGAGAGTCTTGCGCGTAGGTGCCAATGTCAGTGGCATCGTGACGCGATAGGAGGTCGACCACTAGCTCCTGGGATTGTACAGGGAGACATCATCGGTGTAAGGTGCCGTCTCGGTTGCTCGGAGCTTTCGTGAGTGTGCAGGCTTTTGATGGCGACCGAGCTGAGGTGATCGCATAGCAGGCGTCGCGGAAGAGCTTCCATTTATTGCTAGTCGTGTACTCATGGTATCCAGTCTTGTGCTTATAATATACCCAATTGTACTGTCGGGAAAGCTTGTTGCGCCTCGAAGTGCGGACGAGATGTCGAAGAAACGGCAAGAACGACCGAGACGCGTCGTGCTTGGCATCGAATCTCTGGTATTACGTGAGATCTCTCAATCGATGCTATAACAACATCAAGTCCATCAAATACATCAACATGGAATTGGCTTGAGCGAGACTCACCAACGTCCAACCAACTCAAATCATGAAGTCGCAGCATGAAGAAGCATAAGCAGCCAGAGCTTTCTCCATCCCATTGATCAAGGTTGCTAACACATTGAAACATCCATAAAACAGCAAGGGTATCATCGACCGTCTTCAAGAGGCTCCGCACCGCTCCACCACTATCCTCTCGCGACGCCTCCCGCACCATCCGTCAAAATCTCGAACTCGCCAGCAGCCGCATCCTGCTTCCT
It encodes:
- a CDS encoding 3-ketoacyl-CoA thiolase, peroxisomal; its protein translation is MANQAGTNAAAQARLSQVQGQLGPSGRPGLLEKRPDDVVVTCALRTPITRGGKGGFKDTAGADLLHGAFTNLIQRSGIDPRLVEDISVGCVLAPGGGATEFRAAALAAGFPNTTGVKSLNRQCSSGLQACAEIANAIKSGMIDIGIGAGVESMSTQYGPGAVTEFSELLENHKDAAECKVPMGKLSEDMAKEYGISRSDQDEFAASSYQKAIKAQKAGLFDQEIAPLKVKWEDPKTEKVSEITVSRDDGVREVTKESLGKIRAAFAKDGTIHAGNASQVSDGAAAVLLMKRSTAEKLGQQIIGKFVQASIVGVPPLLMGIGPWKAIPVALEKSGITIDDVDIFEINEAFASQCLWCAKELKIPSEKINPKGGAIAFGHPLGCTGARQVSTLLYELKRTGKQVGLTSMCVGTGMGMAAVWVAE
- a CDS encoding Lipase 4, yielding MPAMAFRLLSVVSLYLATVAASPTVTVHNGTLRGIHSAEWDQDFFLGIPYAQPPLDNLRFRWPQPIDQPYSGEQDATKYGYSCYQYGYNFNMSEDCLTLNVVRPAGYSNQSLPVLVWIYGGGLYWGSSADPQYNLSGIVNTASSSGQPFIGVSINYRPGVWGFLQNAQVLVEGSSNAGLLDQRMAMQWIKENIASFGGDASRITLWGESAGAQSIAYHMHSFDGRNDDLYHAAILESGSTVGAQLEPLPFYNVAFENLTRTVGCWSAIDRLSCLRDLSSEALYNSRYSLTWNPIVDGTFLTAYPSQLAAAGSFVKVPLLIGANTDEGISFSVRGLENETALFNSLLTWRNYALSPPSIRKLLELYPNVPSEGVPYNDTSNTTYASYGSQWRRSAAIGGDMVMISGRRKMCEQYVSAGVQDVYSYRFDTPLWNASAPIGAKHFDNVMFSFQNISGVLGPLPQYEHYRELSTDIGRAYANFVAMHNPNGVVGLPEWPKYDVEEPKNVVLNANGSWVEDDTWRKEAIDFINTISRELLA